One region of Monomorium pharaonis isolate MP-MQ-018 chromosome 11, ASM1337386v2, whole genome shotgun sequence genomic DNA includes:
- the LOC105834143 gene encoding histone deacetylase complex subunit SAP30 homolog, producing the protein MNGFSTGEEDSRGAADQICCLVDEGERCSRPAGNASYSKRIQKTVTQRRLKLNLDHMARHIYICDYHKQVIQCARTKQQQQRRRKDSEEDSGETDNDIPEVDLFQLQVGTLRRYKRHYKVSTRPGLNKAQLADTLMKHFKTIPVVEKEALSFFIYTVKTNANKLDQKNGLSSSDTT; encoded by the exons ATGAACGGCTTCAGCACCGGCGAGGAGGACTCGCGGGGCGCGGCGGACCAGATCTGCTGCCTCGTCGACGAGGGCGAGCGATGCTCCCGCCCGGCCGGTAACGCGTCCTACAGCAAGCGTATCCAGAAAACGGTCACGCAGCGACGATTGAAGCTCAATCTGGATCACATG GCACGGCATATATACATCTGCGATTATCACAAGCAAGTGATCCAGTGTGCGAGAACgaagcagcagcagcagcggagGCGCAAGGACTCCGAAGAAGACTCGGGCGAAACTGACAACGACATCCCGGAGGTCGACCTCTTCCAACTGCAAGTCGGCACTCTAAGGAGATACAAGAGGCATTACAAGGTTTCCACTCGACCTGGTCTTAACAAGGCTCAGTTAGCGGAC ACCCTCATGAAGCATTTCAAGACCATCCCCGTCGTGGAGAAGGAAGCTCtaagttttttcatatatacagTTAAGACAAATGCGAATAAGTTAGATCAAAAGAATGGTTTAAGCAGCAGTGACACGACGTAA